Below is a genomic region from Estrella lausannensis.
CGGGATTTGAAGCGCTGACAATGCGGGCTTCTTTCCATTTAGAGCTTTTAGAGAGGTCATAGGCTAAATCGGCTGTGAGGGGAAAGCCAACGAAAATCGTTGTGGCGACAGGATCTTTTTGATCATTGTTTTCAATAGGCTGGGATAAGGATCGTTTTTCCATTAGAAATTTCCAGAGAAGAGATCCAAAAAAAACAGGGCGGCTTGTGGCCGCCCTGTTCGACTAATCTTAACTTATATCAAGATTAGTTAACGATGGTGCTTTCTTGTTGTACGATCGGTTTCTTGATGGATTCCGAACTTACTTCAGCAACAACGCGTGCATCGCCCGAGGATTTACCTCTAGCATTGATACGATATACCAATGTCTGTCTTGGGGCGAAGTTGTTGTGTGGCTCGAATGTTACAGTTTGACCGTTGATCGCGCCAGGAACTTCTCCACCGAGGCTCTCCGGAGTGATTTCCGGTGGGAAGCGCACGACGAGAACTACGTTCTGGTCAGATTCGGATCCTTGGTTGGTGACTTCGACGCAATAGCTTGTCGGTTCGCCAATGCAGATCGGGTCTGCTGTATCATTGATGCACATTGTCAGAGCAGGACGTCCTCTCCAACGTGTTGTGAATTCGCAGCAGCGGTTGCAGCCTTGGCAGTTAGTCATGCTAACGCGGTTGGTGAAGCAGCCTGGTGTGCAAGTTGTCAACGTGATGTTGAAAGTTGCTTTTTCGCCAGCATTTAATTGCTTAACTTTCCACTGGGCTTGGTTGCCGCTGATTTTTGCTCCAGGAGCCGCTACGATGGATGTCGCGTTGGGCGCATGGTCAGTTACTACAACCTCTGTTAAAGGTTTGTCGCCTGTGTTGGTCACAGTGATCGTGTAGTCGGCGTTTTTGCCGATTGCCACTTCTTTAGGACCAGTTTTTACGCACTCAGCACATTCTGCGCAGACGATGCACTTGGAAGAGCAAGAGGATGGTTCTGCGTTGCAGGCAGTGGCGGTCACTGTGTTGCAGATTTCGCCGCGCTTGCAAGCTGTGAAGCACATATTGATCTTCTTTGTCTGGCAGGGCTCTAAGTTGCCCAGGTTGAATGTCAGGGTTCTCAAGCCGCTGGAGTGCTCAAGTCCTTCAGGTACGTTGTCCGTTACAACTACGCCAGTCGCTGTGCAGCTTCCTCTGTTGGTTACTGTTACAGTGTAGTTGATTGGATCGCCGGGAGTGCACTCTTCAGGTCCGCACTTGGAGCAAACCAGAACAGGCTTGGCGCAAAGGAGGGAGCAGAATCTGACAGGCTTCGCGCTAGCGCAGAAGCATGCACAGAGTTCGCCTTCACACTCGCATCGTACCCAGATTTTGGCTGAGATGCACTGGCCTTTGCTCATTCCGCCAAAGTTCCAGGTAACTTTTTTACCTTGAACAGTCGCTTCTGGCTGGCTTCGTACATAGCTGACGCCGTCTGGAAGAGTCGTTGTGACTTCTACATCACAGACGTCATCGCAAGCTTTCACGTCAAATTCCAGAGGATATTGATCGCCAAGCATGCACATTTCCGGGTTGCGGGCTGAAACGGTGATTCCGTCTAAGCAGCACAACTCGTTTGAGTGCGGATGACAGCATCTGGGTAACGGCTTGCAAAGAGGCTCGGGACCGCATGGATCGCAGGGATCGCATACTGGTTCGCAAGTCTCCACGCAAACCGGACCACATGGGTTGCAGGGGTCGTAACAGGAGGAAGAGTAGTAGCTTCCTCTTGAACAACCTACCCACAACAGAGCTGCCGCGCACAGGAGAAACAACGAGGAAAGTACTCGCGTTTTATTTCTCATGAGAATGTCTCCTTTGTTTGTTTGGAGTAGTTGAATTTTTTTTGCCCTTTCTTTGACTGGGCCTGAAAGGGCTGATTTTTCAATCAACTCTCTTTTGCCAAATTTTTCAGTTTCAAGCAAATGATTTAAAACGTTTTTTGTATATCTGCCTATTCCGTGCCAATATCTCTTTGAACGATCTCTCCGCGCGAAATCTCCTCTTTGTTCATGTGGGCGATAAAATTTGAAATTGCACTCAGAAAATTTTGTGATTTTTTTAAACGTTTTACCCTATCGAGCGCGAAGCGTATTGATTTGAATTAGTGGACAATCCCTAAAAGCGTGCTTTTTTTGTAGGGGCTGATTTTTCTATCTGTCCGAATAGGAGCTTCTTAGTAGTAGCCATTTAGACACCTGCGTTACACCAAACATCATACGTTACCGGCCTGAGGATGCACTCTCATAAGCCTAAGATTGACATTCGGTAAAGAAGGAAATCGATTCGGAAACCTGTCTCGTTGGGAATATCCTGCCTCATGGTGGTTTGTGAGGCCTCAAGTGCTTCAGCAGGCTTTAAATGAAGGGCTTTTAACGATATAGCGTACAATTTGGCATCAAGAGCTTTCTCTTTGTGAAGCCGTTAGTTTTGATATATTTTTCGTGTAGCTCAACTATTTCAGTGGATCTTCTCGTTCACTATCTATCGTAGAGTGGCGTCCGCTTACGCCCTACGACGCAGAAAATTCCAAATCAACTACCGCTCATTTTAGATTCGTTGGAGCAATGGTATGAAGGATCCTTAAAAGAGCTGTACTTGTTGTTGTCTTTGCGGGGATTTTGTTTTGGTGAATTACTCGGGGAGGTTTAGTCGGGGGAGGGGTCACGGGGTTTTGCAACCCCGTGAACAGCCGTGCTGTTATTAGTAGCAGCAAGGATCACAAGGTTTTGGGCAGCAGGGCTTTGGTGGGCATGGTTTTTCACAGCATGGTTTTGGTGGGCATGGTCTTGGACATGGATCACAACAAGGATCTGTGTCGCAGCAGCAGCCTACTAATACAAAAGCTGTGACAGCCAGGGCTGCCATCGAAGCTAGTTTCTTGTACATACTATACTCCTAATTTTAGGGTTTCGTTTGGTGAAAATTTTTCTTTGGCCTTTTAGCCTTGTCGTTAAGGGGCTTTTGGCCAAATGACTTATTTCAAGTAGATACTCCTAAATTTAAAATTGCGCCAGCACATTCTTAATAATTCGTTGACAGTTTTTGGCAACGGTCTGTTCTTCAGTCTTTTGCGATGCAGTCTTGAATGTTGGTTCAAGCTTTTAGCTTCCCTGTCCACCCTAATTTTTTTCTCAAAGTCGAGAAGTAGTCATGGTGCGGCAGACTGATTAGCCTGAAATAGCGCTTTGAGGCACTGACGTGAAAGACTTCTCCGGTCGCCACTGTGAAATGAGCGAACCCGTCATAGGTCACTTCCACGGGCTCATAGTCGCTGATGTACTGAATTTGGATTTCCGTTTTTGGCATCAAGACAATCGGCCTGTTGGATATGGTGTGGGGACTGATAGGTGTGATAACAAAGGCTTCCAGTTCCGGGGTCACGATCGGTCCGCCGGCAGCAAGCGAATAGGCTGTTGATCCGGAGGGAGTTGAAATGATGATGCCGTCGGCAGAGAAAGTATTCAGATAGATGCCGTCGACATGGATGGCAAGGTCTACCAGGCATGGGTTTTGTGCTCTGTGAATGACAATTTCGTTTAGGGCAATGCACGATTGCAATGAGGTGGTAGTGCCCTCCATCATCAGGCGGTTTTGTACTTTATAGTTGCCCTGAATCAAATCTTCCAGTGTCGGATAGATCTCTGTCACAGGAACATCGGCCATAAACCCTAAACTCCCAAGGTTGATGCCGACAATTGGCGCGGTGATTTCGGGATGCCGCTGCACAAGGCGTAATATTGTGCCATCGCCACCCAGCGAGATTACGATATCGATCTCTTTGGGATTAACGGACGAAAGTGGTAGGGCACCGATATGGCTGGCCTCTTGGTCTTCAGCCACGACCCGGATTTTTCTTTGTAGCAAAAACTCTTTGATGCCGATGGCAATGCTCGTCGAGTGCTGTTTTTGTATGTTTGGAAAGAGGGCGATAGTCGTTGGTTTTTTTTCCACAAAAGCTCCACAGTCAGCTGGTATTGGTTGATGTTCATGCGCATTTGTCGCATGGAAATTTTCATTAAGTAGTGCCAAAAATTTATGTTTGATAGGTTCTTTGTTTTTTATCCAAAAGGCTCGGATAGAACGAAAGTGTCGTGAAATTTTGGATTTTGAGACTCTTTCGGTATAACTTCAAGAATATCGGTAAAAAGAAGCTGTTGGTAGATGAAGTCTCTTTGAATCGAATCGATGCAGCATTGAATTTAGCAGGTATCCACGTCACCTTGTTCTATCAGGGATCTACCCATTGCGAAGCGAAACAGCTCTTCTATCAGTTTATGTTGCTGATGGAGAGAAATGTAGGGGATATATCCCTTGGAATGGACTTTGCGGGATATCCCTTTTGCGCTGTGTGACATGCAGCGTTGTTGCAAAAGCATAGCAGCGATGATTTCAAATCATTCAATTTAGCGGGAAAGATACTGATTTGAGTTTGTCGATAGCCGCATTGTACCGAAAGTGTCTCAAAGCACTCATGCCAAATTTTGAGACACTTTTGGTACCAGCAAGATTTAACGAGCTTCTGTTTGCGTCATGTTTTTTTGGCCCGAGTCCTGCTTCAAATTCAGTCGTTGGACTAAGTTGGCGACAATCTTGTCTTTGGTCAAGCCAATCGAGTCTAACAGGTCGCTGAGTTTACCTTGCTCAATGAACGTCTCGGGAACGCCATAATTGATGGACTGGACGTTGGAGAAGCCGTTGGTGAGAAGGTGGTGGTTGACAATGGAGCCAAGGCCCGTCATGACCGAATGCTCTTCGATCGTCACGATGGTTGAATGGGTGAGCAGCAGATCTGTCAATAGGTCGGTATCGAGGGGCTTTACAAAAACAGGATCGACAACCGTGGCGTCAATGCCATACTCTTTAAGCTCTTCTTTGACTGCAAGGGCTGTATAGACCATAGCTCCAAGTCCGATCAGAACAATTC
It encodes:
- a CDS encoding DUF11 domain-containing protein, with protein sequence MRNKTRVLSSLFLLCAAALLWVGCSRGSYYSSSCYDPCNPCGPVCVETCEPVCDPCDPCGPEPLCKPLPRCCHPHSNELCCLDGITVSARNPEMCMLGDQYPLEFDVKACDDVCDVEVTTTLPDGVSYVRSQPEATVQGKKVTWNFGGMSKGQCISAKIWVRCECEGELCACFCASAKPVRFCSLLCAKPVLVCSKCGPEECTPGDPINYTVTVTNRGSCTATGVVVTDNVPEGLEHSSGLRTLTFNLGNLEPCQTKKINMCFTACKRGEICNTVTATACNAEPSSCSSKCIVCAECAECVKTGPKEVAIGKNADYTITVTNTGDKPLTEVVVTDHAPNATSIVAAPGAKISGNQAQWKVKQLNAGEKATFNITLTTCTPGCFTNRVSMTNCQGCNRCCEFTTRWRGRPALTMCINDTADPICIGEPTSYCVEVTNQGSESDQNVVLVVRFPPEITPESLGGEVPGAINGQTVTFEPHNNFAPRQTLVYRINARGKSSGDARVVAEVSSESIKKPIVQQESTIVN
- a CDS encoding NAD(+)/NADH kinase → MEKKPTTIALFPNIQKQHSTSIAIGIKEFLLQRKIRVVAEDQEASHIGALPLSSVNPKEIDIVISLGGDGTILRLVQRHPEITAPIVGINLGSLGFMADVPVTEIYPTLEDLIQGNYKVQNRLMMEGTTTSLQSCIALNEIVIHRAQNPCLVDLAIHVDGIYLNTFSADGIIISTPSGSTAYSLAAGGPIVTPELEAFVITPISPHTISNRPIVLMPKTEIQIQYISDYEPVEVTYDGFAHFTVATGEVFHVSASKRYFRLISLPHHDYFSTLRKKLGWTGKLKA